From a single Pseudomonas triticicola genomic region:
- a CDS encoding DeoR/GlpR family DNA-binding transcription regulator, with product MHDHSIAELPSLRRQKILLLLERDGKVMASELSQHFAVSEDTIRRDLAELDSAGLVQRVHGGALPRPKDSGKDYFTRLDETDEVKVRLAQLAAQHIEDGQIVLFDSGSTTLQVARALPSDIRITAVTASPLTAIALSEYKGVKVILAGGELNPHSMSASGQEALRLLAGIKADLAITGVCAIHPEVGITSLHFDEVPIKQAMLDSATRVIAVTTADKLGAVEPFVVAPCTRLHTLITERHPGANVEDYRRLGIVVEQLPD from the coding sequence ATGCACGACCACTCCATCGCCGAATTGCCGTCCCTGCGCCGGCAGAAAATCCTTTTGCTTCTCGAACGTGACGGCAAGGTCATGGCCTCCGAGCTTAGCCAGCATTTCGCAGTGTCCGAAGACACCATCCGCCGCGACCTTGCCGAGCTGGACAGCGCCGGACTGGTGCAGCGGGTGCATGGCGGGGCGCTGCCGCGACCGAAAGACTCGGGCAAAGATTACTTCACCCGCCTGGATGAGACCGACGAGGTCAAGGTGCGCCTGGCGCAATTGGCGGCGCAGCACATCGAGGACGGGCAGATTGTGCTGTTCGATTCCGGCTCGACCACGTTGCAGGTCGCCCGCGCATTACCGTCCGACATCCGCATCACCGCCGTGACCGCGTCACCGCTGACGGCGATTGCCTTGTCCGAATACAAGGGCGTGAAAGTGATTCTGGCGGGCGGTGAATTGAATCCGCATTCGATGTCGGCCAGTGGTCAGGAAGCGCTGCGATTGCTCGCGGGAATCAAGGCGGATCTGGCGATTACCGGTGTGTGTGCAATTCATCCCGAGGTCGGGATCACCTCGCTGCATTTCGATGAGGTGCCGATCAAACAGGCGATGCTCGACAGCGCGACGCGGGTGATTGCAGTGACCACGGCGGACAAGCTGGGCGCGGTGGAGCCGTTTGTGGTGGCGCCGTGTACGCGCCTGCATACGTTGATTACCGAGCGGCATCCGGGGGCGAATGTCGAGGATTATCGGCGGCTGGGGATTGTGGTGGAGCAGTTGCCGGATTGA
- a CDS encoding NAD(P)/FAD-dependent oxidoreductase produces the protein MTIRCNSYYTATLNQDTDYPTLQGRHKVDVVIIGGGFTGVATAVELAEKGLKVAIVESHKIGWGATGRNGGQVTGSLSGDGAMRKQMRTKLGDDVDDFIWHLRWRGHEIIRERVEKYAIQCDLKHGHLHAAYKPSHMTDLRKDYDEAVRRGLGDEVSLLDRSQIRDLLQSDLYHGAIKNTRNMHLHPLNLCIGEARAAESLDVLIFENSEVLEIIHGDTPGVRTAHGQIDANQVMLAGDVYHKLEPGQLKGKIFRAMGGIVTTAPLGDLAQQINPEDLAVYDCRFVLDYYRLTADGRLLFGGGANYSGKDSRDIAAELRPCIERTFPALKGVPIDYQWSCAMGIVINRIPQLGKLSDNVWYCQGYSGHGIATTHIMGEIMSRAITGQMEQFDTFAACQHIRVPMGDLLGNPLLAAGMWYYQMLERLR, from the coding sequence ATGACCATTCGCTGCAATTCCTACTACACCGCCACCCTCAACCAGGACACCGACTACCCGACCCTGCAAGGCCGGCACAAGGTCGATGTGGTGATCATCGGCGGCGGTTTCACTGGCGTCGCCACTGCCGTCGAGCTGGCGGAAAAAGGCCTGAAAGTCGCCATCGTCGAAAGCCACAAGATCGGCTGGGGCGCCACCGGGCGCAATGGCGGGCAAGTCACCGGCAGCCTTTCCGGCGACGGCGCGATGCGCAAACAGATGCGCACGAAACTTGGCGATGATGTGGACGATTTCATCTGGCATCTGCGCTGGCGCGGGCATGAAATCATCCGCGAGCGCGTCGAGAAATATGCGATCCAGTGCGACCTCAAACACGGCCATTTGCACGCGGCGTACAAGCCGAGTCACATGACCGATCTGCGCAAGGACTACGACGAAGCCGTGCGCCGAGGTCTCGGCGATGAGGTGAGCCTGCTCGACCGCAGCCAGATTCGCGACCTGCTGCAAAGCGACCTGTACCACGGCGCGATCAAGAACACCCGCAACATGCACCTGCACCCGCTCAACCTGTGCATTGGCGAAGCACGCGCAGCCGAAAGCCTGGACGTGCTGATCTTCGAAAACAGTGAAGTGCTGGAGATCATTCACGGCGACACACCTGGCGTGCGCACCGCTCACGGTCAGATCGACGCCAATCAGGTGATGCTCGCCGGTGACGTCTATCACAAGCTCGAACCGGGCCAGCTCAAGGGCAAGATTTTCCGGGCCATGGGCGGCATCGTCACCACCGCGCCGCTCGGTGATCTGGCGCAACAGATCAACCCCGAAGACCTCGCCGTGTACGACTGCCGCTTCGTCCTCGATTACTACCGGCTGACCGCCGACGGCCGTTTGCTGTTCGGCGGCGGCGCCAACTACAGCGGCAAGGATTCGCGCGACATCGCTGCGGAACTGCGCCCGTGCATCGAGCGCACATTCCCGGCGCTCAAAGGCGTGCCGATCGATTACCAGTGGAGCTGCGCGATGGGCATCGTCATCAACCGCATCCCGCAACTGGGCAAGCTCTCGGACAACGTCTGGTATTGCCAGGGCTACTCGGGACACGGCATCGCCACCACGCACATCATGGGCGAGATCATGAGCCGCGCGATCACCGGGCAAATGGAGCAATTCGACACCTTCGCCGCGTGCCAGCACATTCGCGTACCGATGGGCGACCTGCTGGGCAACCCGTTGCTGGCGGCGGGGATGTGGTATTACCAGATGCTCGAACGGTTGCGCTGA
- a CDS encoding glutamine synthetase family protein, with the protein MKFAAIEDARLFLEQNPDIDMIELFILDANGVPRGKLLHREELLAVYESGRPLPSTILGLTVQGEDVENSGLVWDVGDIDCRAYPLQGSLMRLPWRQIPTAAVQVSMHPSEGLPASVADPRHLLIKVIDGLKAEGYHPIMACELEFYLLDAKRDHNGRPQPALDADGGRPRHTQVYGLRELEQIEPFLADLYSACKLHGIPARTAISEYAPGQVEITLEHGDALEAMDQAVRYKRLVKGVAHKHGMQATFMAKPFDDLAGTGMHMHVSLADAEGRNLFASEDPAGTPLLRTAIGGMLASLLDSLLLFCPNANSYRRFQANSYAPLAPTWGVDNRTVSLRVPGGPAPTRHIEHRICGADANPYLAAAAILAGIHRGIREELDPGAPVEGNGYAQAKELLPTDWLTSLQALESSTWAREALGQEFLGVYLAVKRAEYRQFMAEVGEQDWRWYLTEA; encoded by the coding sequence ATGAAATTCGCAGCCATCGAAGACGCACGCCTGTTCCTCGAACAGAACCCCGATATCGACATGATCGAACTGTTCATCCTCGACGCCAACGGCGTGCCGCGCGGCAAGCTGTTGCACCGAGAAGAACTGCTCGCCGTGTATGAAAGCGGCCGACCGCTGCCGAGCACCATCCTTGGCCTCACCGTACAAGGCGAGGACGTGGAAAACTCCGGTCTGGTCTGGGACGTCGGCGACATCGACTGCCGCGCCTATCCGCTGCAAGGCAGTCTGATGCGCCTGCCGTGGCGGCAGATTCCGACCGCTGCGGTGCAGGTGAGCATGCACCCGAGCGAGGGCCTGCCGGCGAGCGTCGCTGATCCTCGGCACCTGCTGATCAAAGTCATCGACGGGCTCAAGGCCGAGGGTTATCACCCGATCATGGCGTGCGAGCTGGAGTTCTATCTGCTCGACGCCAAACGCGATCACAACGGCCGCCCGCAACCAGCGCTGGACGCTGACGGCGGACGACCGCGACACACGCAAGTCTACGGTTTGCGCGAGCTGGAGCAGATCGAGCCGTTCCTCGCCGACCTCTACAGCGCCTGCAAACTGCACGGTATTCCGGCGCGCACGGCGATTTCCGAATACGCCCCGGGGCAAGTGGAAATCACCCTCGAACACGGCGATGCGCTGGAGGCGATGGATCAGGCGGTGCGCTACAAACGTCTGGTCAAAGGCGTGGCGCACAAGCACGGCATGCAGGCGACGTTCATGGCCAAGCCGTTCGATGATCTGGCCGGCACCGGCATGCACATGCACGTCAGTCTCGCCGATGCCGAGGGGCGTAATCTGTTCGCCTCTGAAGACCCGGCCGGCACACCGCTGTTGCGCACGGCGATCGGCGGCATGCTCGCCTCGCTGCTCGATTCGCTGCTGCTGTTCTGCCCCAACGCCAACTCTTACCGGCGTTTCCAGGCCAACAGCTACGCGCCACTGGCGCCGACCTGGGGTGTCGATAACCGCACCGTCAGCCTGCGCGTACCCGGCGGCCCGGCGCCGACACGACACATCGAACACCGCATCTGCGGCGCCGATGCCAACCCGTATCTGGCAGCGGCAGCGATCCTCGCCGGCATTCACCGTGGCATCCGTGAAGAGCTGGATCCGGGGGCACCGGTCGAGGGCAATGGTTATGCCCAGGCGAAAGAACTGCTGCCGACCGATTGGCTGACGTCGTTGCAGGCGCTGGAAAGTTCCACGTGGGCACGGGAGGCGTTGGGCCAGGAATTCCTTGGGGTGTATCTGGCGGTGAAGCGTGCCGAATATCGGCAGTTCATGGCTGAAGTGGGTGAGCAGGATTGGCGGTGGTACCTGACCGAGGCTTAA